The DNA window tcgttatggctatatctagggttagcgttatggctatatctagggttagcgttatggctatatctagggttggcgttatggctatatctagggttagcgttatggctatatctagggttatcgttatggctatatctagggttagcgttatggctatatctagggttagcgttatggctatatctagggttagcgttatggctatatctagggttagcgttatggctatatctagggttagcgttatggctatatctagggttagcgttatggctatatctagggttagcgttatggctatatctagggttagcgttatggctatatctagggttagcgttatggctatatctagggttagcgttatggctatatctagggttagcgttatggctatatctagggttagcgttatggctatatctagggttagcgttatggctatatctagggttagcgttatggctatatctagggttagcgttatggctatatctagggttagcgttatggctatatctagggttagcgttatggctatatctagggttagcgttatggctatatctagggttagcgttatggctatatctagggttagcgttatggctatatctagggttagcgttatggctatatctagggttagcgttatggctatatctagggttagcgttatggctatatctagggttagcgttatggctatatctagggttagcgttatggctatatctagggttagcgttatggctatatctagggttagcgttatggctatatctagggttagcgttatggctatatctagggttagcgttatggctatatctagggttagcgttatggctatatctagggttagcgttatggctatatctagggttagcgttatggctatatctagggttagcgttatggctatatctagggttagcgttatggctatatctagggttagcgttatggctatatctagggttagcgttatggctatatctagggttagcgttatggctatatctagggttagcgttatggctatatctagggttagcgttatggctatatctagggttagcgttatggctatatctagggttagcgttatggctatatctagggttagcgttatggctatatctagggttagcgttatggctatatctagggttagcgttatggctatatctagggttagcgttatgggtatatctagggttagcgttatggctatatctagggttagcgttatggctatatctagggttagcgttatggctatatctagggttagcgttatggctatatctagggttagcgttatggctatatctagggttagcgttatggctatatctagggttagcgttatggctatatctagggttagcgttatggctatatctagggttagcgttatggctatatctagggttagcgttatggctatatctagggttagcgttatggctatatctagggttagcgttatggctatatctagggttagcgttatggctatatctagggttagcgttatggctatatctagggttagcgttatggctatatctagggttagcgttatggctatatctagggttagcgttatggctatatctagggttagcgttatggctatatctagggttagcgttatggctatatctagggttagcgttatggctatatctagggttagcgttatggctatatctagggttagcgttatggctatatctagggttagcgttatggctatatctagggttagcgttatggctatatctagggttagcgttatggctatatctagggttagcgttatggctatatctagggttagcgttatggctatatctagggttagcgttatggctatatctagggttagcgttatggctatatctagggttagcgttatggctatatctagggttagcgttatggctatatctagggttagcgttatggctatatctagggttagcgttatggctatatctagggttagcgttatggctatatctagggttagcgttatgggtatatctagggttagcgttatggctatatctagggttagcgttatggctatatctagggttagcgttatggctatatctagggttagcgttatggctatatctagggttagcgttatggctatatctagggttagcgttatggctatatctagggttagcgttatggctatatctagggttagcgttatggctatatctagggttagcgttatggctatatctagggttagcgttatggctatatctagggttagcgttatggctatatctagggttagcgttatggctatatctagggttagcgttatggctatatctagggttagcgttatggctatatctagggttagcgttatggctatatctagggttagcgttatggctatatctagggttagcgttatggctatatctagggttagcgttatggctatatctagggttagcgttatggctatatctagggttagcgttatggctatatctagggttagcgttatggctatatctagggttagcgttatggctatatctagggttagcgttatggctatatctagggttagcgttatggctatatctagggttagcgttatggctatatctagggttggcgttatggctatatctagggttggcgttatggctatatctagggttggcgttatggctatatctagggttggcgttatggctatatctagggttggcgttatggctatatctagggttggcgttatggctatatctagggttggcgttatggctatatctagggttggcgttatggctatatctagggttggCCTTATGGTTATATCTAGGGTTGGCGTTATAGGtatatttagggttagggcTAGAGGGTTGGGGGTTAGGGCTAGGGTTCTCAAGTTGTTGTGTTAGCTCGCACTACTGAGTTAGTCCGCTCGTTGTTGTTAGCTCGCACTACTCGGTTAGCCCGCTCGTTGTTGTTAGCTCGCACTGCTCGGTTAGCCCGCTCGTTGTTGTTAGCTTGCACTACTCGGTTAGCCCGCTCGTTGTTGTCAGCTTGCACGACTTGGTTAGCCCGCTCGTTGTTGTTAGCTTGCACTACTCAGTTAGCCCGCTCGTTGTTGTTAGCTTGCACTACTCAGTTAGCTTTACTGTTGTTGTCATGTTTGTCATCAATGATGTGATTTGAATGTTATTTCAATGGTATTTGGCTACACCAGGCTGTTCACTCATTGCCTTTGACAAGGATCGACGTCCAGTTCATCTAAACTGAGgagatgctcatctttcacttCCATTAAtggtgttagacgtccaattcattttgactggtctACCACATTGATATCTTGTGTCATTGTATTCTTGTAAATTCCTTCATCCGCCTCATTCAGTCAATGGTACTCTGAGTTAATTTCAAAATTTATTTAGTGCAAATAGTTTGCCTTGAACAGCCGCTGGGTGTAAACACATTAAATGTTACTGCACTTTACTATCATTTTCCTTTCTTCTCCCCAATTGTAGGTATACTGAAAATACATTGTAGAGTTATAATGGCACTGAGGACCGTGTGTCGCCTCTTGGTTCAACCCCAGAAATTTGCTATTCTGTCCCTCACCCGAGCTCAGAGGACAGCAGCATATGTTAAATTGGGTAAGTCATCCATTTGGTGAACCTTTCATTGAATTTATTTCTTCTTCATGGTCACTCACACATCAATACATGAACATGTCATACAGTACAGTCCAATAAGAAATGCAATACCTCAAGCAAGGCTAGTTCCACATCAAGTAGGTTTAAACAGGCCCCTTACATAATATTGCTGTTTAATCTATGTTTGTGCCCTGAGCTAAAGCTGAGTAGAGACTTTAACATTCATCCAGCCATTTACTGGGTCACTTTCATCTCGCACGGAGAACTCTCCATGAAGAAAAATGCCATCAACCTCTTGTGCACTATCTAAGATTCAAAGCTTTCATTTGCAACCACATTATTCttcacctttttttgttttggatttttttcagatgcaGAGAAAGCTGAAAAGCCTAAAGCGTGTAAGTTGAGAAATGTTTTTGGGAGTAAGGATGAAAGTCTTTTATAATTGAAGGTTAAATATGATGTGCTCCTAATTCAAATGCCAACAGCTAAAGTCCAGTTCAACTGGCGTGATGCTCTGGACCTGGAGGGACTCCTGACAGAGGAAGAGGTGCTTATCAGGGACTCCTTTAGAACCTACTGCCAAGATAAATTGATGCCTCGCATCATCTTAGCAAACAGAAATGAAGGTAAGAGACCTGCACTACATTGTTTGAGCATTTCACATTTGACGGTTTTGTAAATTGCTTATTTGATATTTGGAAGCATTTTCCTCCACATATGGACTTGCTTGGGGAAAAGAAACACTGTccatgaatacattttattttttttagtctgatggtattttttttttaatcatacgaCTATACCATTGTCATATTTGAAAGACTTACAACTGTCATTTTCTTTTAGTGTTCCACAGAGAAATAGTATCTGAGATGGGAGAGATGGGTGTCCTGGGTCCAACCATTAAAGGTCAGTGTTCGGTCTACTTTAGAATTTGCTCCTGTGGATGTGAACATTGCACACCTACAAACTTACTTAATGAATAATCTgacacatcattttttttcatggtatGGCAGTATTAATCGTTTAAATGCCACATAACCTGAATTATCTCATGTGGCTAAATTTCAATCTTCTAAATCAAAATTTACATCCTTTTTGATTTGATACAAAGGATATGGTTGTGCGGGGACAAGCTACGTGGCCTACGGTTTGATCGCCAGAGAAGTAGAGGGTGTAGACAGTGGTTACCGTTCAGTCATGAGCGTGCAATCATCGCTGGTCATGCATCCCATAAATGCCTATGGAACTGAGGAGCAGAAGCAGAAGTACCTGCCCAAGCTGGGTAAGAACAAGCAAAGCAATCTGCTGCTCTGAGAAGAattgttacttatttattaccagtCAGAATCTGCTGCACAGGTAAgaaacatcacaaaaacatgttgTTTTCGTATTTAGCTCGTGGAGAGATCCTAGGTTGTTTCGGCCTGACCGAGCCAAATCACGGCAGTGACCCGAGCGGTATGGAGACCAGGGCAAAGTACAACCCGTCCAGTCACACATACTCCCTTACTGGCTCCAAGACATGGTGAATTTTTGCTatgtaattctttttttttttgtaatgcagctgattttttaaaaatcaacttCGTTGGTTTGATGTAATATACTAAAGTGCCACACAGTGGCAGTCTTTGCACTCGAATTAGTGTATCTAAATCTGACTGCTAAGATTTCATATAGTTAGGTTAATTCCAAGTCTGACCGAAATATTGTATATTAAAGGTACATAAACGGTTCTGAAATATGACTTTGCCCTCCTACTAGTTTTCAAAAATATGCCTTACAAGACTGGCATCCttcaaaaattgaatgaatgtcaGAGGGCATTACTCTGGTGGTTTTGTTGCTCCAAATGACAGGATCACAAACTCTCCAGTAGCGGACATCGCAGTGGTGTGGGCAAAATGTGATGATGGAAAGATTCGTGGCTTTATCCTAGAACGAGGCATGAAAGGTTTCTCCACGCCAAAGATCGAGGGCAAATTTTCCCTGAGAGCATCTGCCACTGGCATGATCGTCATGGATGAGGTGGAGGTTCCTGAGGAGAACCTGCTTCCCAATGTGTCTGGACTTAAGGTAAGGGGAGTGATACTTTTCTACTACTGATGtgcaaaatacttaaaaatgtcTGTCTTTTGAAATTGGCTTTGATTCTTCCAGGGTCCATTTGGCTGCTTGAACAATGCTCGTTATGGCATCGCATGGGGAGCTCTGGGGGCTGCAGAGTTCTGCTTCCACGCAGCGCGTCAGTACACGCTCGACAGGTCAGATAAGCAATGTCGACATGATCTTTATTCCTGTTTCATTTGCTGTGACCCATTTTGGAATTAAAGATAAAGACAGTATACCGTGTTCTGGTTCTTTCTCTAAACTAGGATCCAGTTTGGAGTACCGCTTGCACGGAACCAGctaatgcagaaaaaaatggctgacatGCTGACGGAGATCACCCTTGGTCTGCAGTCCTGTCTGCAGCTGGGAAGACTCATCGATGAGAAAAAGTAAGAAGTGACCTAAGGGTTTTGATTTGGACGTCCACTCCTCTCAATGGcagttataataacaataataataattgtaatattttctaGCATGTCTTAACCAAGCCTGTGTGTAAGCAGGGCGGCTCCAGAAATGATCTCCATGTTAAAGAGGAACAGTTGCGGTAAAGCTCTGGACATTGCGAGACAGGCCAGAGACATGCTGGGGGGAAACGGCATCGCAGACGAGTACCACATCATTCGCCACGTTATGAACTTGGAGGCCGTCAACACTTATGAAGGTACAAAGAGCCACAAAATTGCTCTACAAATGCAtgcatgtttgtatttttttttttaccaagcattttaatttgaattgaACATATGTCATCGACGGCAACGGccaataaattaaaattgataTCGGTGgcttagaaatattttttttgcccacTGTTAATGGCCTGTTCTTCTCTTCCTCCCTACCCTCAGGTACACATGATATCCATGCATTGATCTTGGGCAGAGCAATCACTGGACTGCAATCCTTCACTGTGAACTAATAAACTCACAATTATTTGGCTGCTTTCAACCAAatggagtcagctgggacaaaTGATGGACACGTCTGTTTTCGAAAATGACTTTATTCTATCTGATCATTGGtgatatgaatgacacattttcatttgatattttgtttCAACAAAATTGATCAATTACCAATAAATCAACTGTCAAGGTTAGATTTGGTGTTGGTTATGGACTAAATGTAATTcagttctttaaaaatgacaaattttcaAGTGCAACTATTTTGTAATGGTTCTTGTAGTCATGACTCATCATGATGCTTCAGCACTTTACCGCCTTTGCGTTGTTTGCTAGAggtcaattttgtattgcagtGCTTTAAATAAAACTATCTAATAGTTCAAACTTGccacatgttttggggatgtgtgcTCTGTTGGGATCCTATGGAATAATCAAAACCTTAAATTATCTCTGGCAATCTGCATTCACTCACTCCCGGTCCTACcggtaaaaataaattaaacatcTATTGCAGTTGTGGGCATCCAATGAAATAAGTTTAATGTGTGGGCAGACATTTCCAATGATTGGCAGCTCATCTCTGGTAATACATGAGGGTGTGAGGGTCGCTGGCAAATAAAGATACAATATTGAACGTCTGACACTTGGAAGTAGAGGGAATTCAAGATCCACAAATCCCTTACTTCATAGCTCTtatataaggaaattatttttttcttaggctGTTGGCAAAGATGTGACGCTTGCCTTGTAAACTGGGGGGAAATAAAAGCTGTGATCCTCTGCCATCTCACTAATTTTCCCTCAACCTCACTGATGCAGCAGCCAtacattaatatttaaaatgacagATTTAATCATCATGGATTAGAAGCCATTTGAAATGGGGGGCAATCACAATCATGAGTTCAAAGGCACTCATAATTGCCTATCTCTGGTCTTATTCATATATTTGACATTGAAAGACATCCTCTAACTAGGAAATGCCATTTCTCGAGAAATTGCGACGATAGCTTTGCTGTGATGATCGGTAAACACCGTAgaaacttcctgttgattttggagtcTTGGGTTTAATTCCTAttaatttgggggattttgggTGGATTtttggctgtcaatggcatcccCTATATGACACTAAGGGAGtgacaaaatgtttaaaaatcaatgaataaatataaatggtaaataaatatatgtattaatttatttctttatttttattcttttatcttttaattttGTCACTCCTGTGATTTCATAGAGTAAACTTTTTATAGCCACTAAATATCACAATGTTTTATAGTTTTCTTAAATCCTGTGTAACCTGAAATATTGAAGTTGGcaatattctacaataaaaataacttgATTTATCCTGTCCAGAGTAAATAGCCCATATCTGTAGTTTGGATAAACCTAAATGAATACAGCTGAATTATGTTCAGAAGCTCTTTGCTTACATGAGCCAACAGCTTCTGGCTAACTTGAGGGAATTAAGGGCAACATAAGCCAGGCATGTTGATTGCATGAGCTGAGAGCTGATCATTCAGTGCCTCTGCTGGCTGGCTGAGCAGCATCAACCTTCAGCTTTTTACTGGACATGAATGGACCTGCGGCTCCAACTAAAAGGTGAGACTTGAAGACAAAATTATTTAATTCTCTCTTGGGCAACTCTTAAGCCCCTGTTCTAGGTCTTGACTTTCTATTCGTTTTGACTAACTAACCCGTCAATGGCTCTCAAaagagcattcacagccatccccccagtttaaatgatttggatgtctattgttgtcaattgcAGGCATTGTGTTAATAATAAATTTTctctcattcatttttggaaaatgtaattttgatccatttttaaaaagaatataaacAGTGCATTTTGCATTATGCATGAGCATAAGGACCTCAAAAGATAAAACAGCAATTGTTCTATTTATGTAGGTATTTAGAAGTgttattaatgttttatttatttggggCCATAAGTAGAATTTcctttctattcatttttaataatttattaataaaaaatgaaatatatataatttatatatatatatatatatatatatatatatatatatatatatatatatatatatatatatatatatatatattttttttttttactttattaggtaacgtttttaaaatgaccaaaaactaTACTAAAAGGTCAAGTAACATGGCTGTAacatctctttttttcctttcagacCCATCCCgtgagcagtttttttttctttgcgggGGTGCTTCATTTGGAAAGAAGCATCACTTGTATCCACATTGAAGTGAGCGGGATAAGGACGAAAAGCTTTTTCCACAATCATGAACAGATATAATTCTTCAGCGTGGAACTCAACGGGCGATGCCCATGCCTATTTATATTCCAACTCCTTAGAAGACCCTCTATACAAGCAGTACAAGCCTGTGGCAAAGCAACTAATCCCTCTTCCCAAAGCAGTGATCTACCTGCTCATGGCAGCGCTGGTAGTGGTTGGAGTGGCATATGCAATCATTGGACATCTCATTAAGGATCTGGTCATTGATATCGCAGGTATGTTTCCTTGCCAATCTTGCGAAAAGGAAGAACCTGAAGCCACATTTAATTCTATGCTACTACATGTGGGAATTTCTTAGCTGTTGTACAGATGTACATGATTGGAATTTATCTATGAATGATAAAAAAAGATCACAAAAAGGGTCACCCCACTTTTGTCAAATCATACAAGGGACAAATACAAGTACAGAGAATGAAAGAATGATCTTCTATAAATTTATAATTACAATTCAATGTTTAACTCGGCATCACAGTGGTCGAGTGGTTGGCACATTGGTCTCAAAGTTCTGTGATCAAAGGTTCAATTtgcagcagaaggatgaaagtGATCAGCCAtcatcagtggcactgaaacattaACAGTCTTAAGAAATTGctcaaattagttttttttcggCAAATTCTCAAACACATGAATTGATTTAGTGAATAAATTTGAgggcctttttctttttattccccCCAAAAGACAATTTGAGgggtttttatgttgtttttccaCCAAAAAGAAACCGTAGcaattattcattactttttaaACATTCAGCAAATCACTTTGTATGAAATACTGTTCAGACATAAAAATACTTTGAATGAAATTAtcttggaaaataagtattCGATCCATAACAATTGGTgcttgaccaaatacttatttgccctacCCATTACCCCCCTGCATTTTTATGTCAATCAATTTTTACAACCTATCCTCCAGTGCCTACTAATACAAATTTGTTGTCCCTCATCTTCAGATTGCATGTTGGGTCCACTTGCCAATGAAGACAAAGAACAGGACAACAACCCAGAGCGCCTAAGCAGCCACCCCCAACCACACCCATTTGCTCACAACGCTTTCCACGTGTGGGACCAGGAGGATGTGATTGTTCCTCTCCATCTGGAAGTCAGCCCTGAGACAAGCCCGCTGTTGCTGGCCACCATTCCCTACATCCCCTCTTTCTTCCCACATCTCCACAGCCCGACAAGTCAGAACTCTCCTGCCCTCCCCGAGCCATCAGATCAGAGTCTGCATTGAAGATGATGACCACAATCCCAAAGAAGAAATAATAGTCAATTACACTGCGTGAACCCATCAAAAAGGATGCCTCGTGCAGACTTACCAGGAGATTAAGCCACCGTGCGCTTGCCTATTTAGGCTGCATGTTCTTGTTAATAATGCAACACTCAAGACTTAGCTTTGTTCTAGACTTCAGAAAACCATGACACCAGACAGTACAGTGAAGAAGGATTACCATAGAAGATCATTGGATTATTTCTGTGTGCCTGAGCTTCCGTGTAcagattttaaaatacattcttGGTACATATAGTTAATAATACGTCGATGCAGGcattaaaacataaaacaatttACAGCCATTAACAGTGatggatgtctatcgctgtcaatggcaggcaatattAATTTATGAAATAATGATGTGACAGTAGGAATATTTCagtaggatttttttccttaatttcAGTGATATGTATTTACTTTATTCTTATTTTGCTATCACCCTTTTTGTGATATTTAATTTGAAAGGAAGGGtatgcaaattttaaaaaagttatgttttttttaaattaaaaaatagagatAAATCACTGGATTTGCTATTGAAAGTCCATTCTCAGGTCTCGAAACGAGTTGACAATCAAGAGTTGTGGATTTATTTGATCAATTCATTGATTTCTCTATTTTTTGTTGACAGCCGAAGTTGGCACACAtacccaccctctgaaaaacattgTAACTACAATGTCGCCcatgacaaaaatgagtttgtgaGTAGTGTAATTTTACAACTTTGTAATTTCCAAAATGTTCTAGTTTAAGAGGGTCTAGTATGTATAGTAAGTACCCTTTTAATTGACCAGTCGACTCCCTGAATAAAATGTGTGAGTAAGACAGGCAGCCATTCAAACCTTTAACGGAGCCAGATGGCTGTTACACACTTCACTAAAAGGCTATTTGAAGTCGAAGGGGGATTAACCTTAAAACGAAGACTTAAGGAGTTCCAGGGAATCCACTTGAACACAACAAGTCTTAATCCTGGTGTGTATTTTGTGCAGTAGGTATTTCCCCAGGTGGAGTTCACGGCCCAAAGGTTCACACATCTTCTAGATCATTTTACTGAAAGATGTTGGTGAACGTtggagttttttcccccccacattgATCCACATAGGGATGAGTatcaactcattggttgccattaacAGCGATAGCCAT is part of the Stigmatopora argus isolate UIUO_Sarg chromosome 14, RoL_Sarg_1.0, whole genome shotgun sequence genome and encodes:
- the LOC144089074 gene encoding glutaryl-CoA dehydrogenase, mitochondrial-like; this encodes MALRTVCRLLVQPQKFAILSLTRAQRTAAYVKLDAEKAEKPKASKVQFNWRDALDLEGLLTEEEVLIRDSFRTYCQDKLMPRIILANRNEVFHREIVSEMGEMGVLGPTIKGYGCAGTSYVAYGLIAREVEGVDSGYRSVMSVQSSLVMHPINAYGTEEQKQKYLPKLARGEILGCFGLTEPNHGSDPSGMETRAKYNPSSHTYSLTGSKTWITNSPVADIAVVWAKCDDGKIRGFILERGMKGFSTPKIEGKFSLRASATGMIVMDEVEVPEENLLPNVSGLKGPFGCLNNARYGIAWGALGAAEFCFHAARQYTLDRIQFGVPLARNQLMQKKMADMLTEITLGLQSCLQLGRLIDEKKAAPEMISMLKRNSCGKALDIARQARDMLGGNGIADEYHIIRHVMNLEAVNTYEGTHDIHALILGRAITGLQSFTVN
- the LOC144087996 gene encoding uncharacterized protein LOC144087996, translated to MNRYNSSAWNSTGDAHAYLYSNSLEDPLYKQYKPVAKQLIPLPKAVIYLLMAALVVVGVAYAIIGHLIKDLVIDIADCMLGPLANEDKEQDNNPERLSSHPQPHPFAHNAFHVWDQEDVIVPLHLEVSPETSPLLLATIPYIPSFFPHLHSPTSQNSPALPEPSDQSLH